In one window of Musa acuminata AAA Group cultivar baxijiao chromosome BXJ3-2, Cavendish_Baxijiao_AAA, whole genome shotgun sequence DNA:
- the LOC103976627 gene encoding tubby-like F-box protein 5 isoform X2, with amino-acid sequence MIEFSWHSEEGWGETPCQEMSFKSLVRELRDGIGSMSRRGGGAMEGMMTAHNRGCAPHPQELEEQQQQGRWANLPPELLLDVIQRVEASEVAWPERRHVLACAAVCRSWRNITKEVVRSPEQCGQITFPFSLKQPGPRDHPIQCFIRRERATSTFCLYLGLTPSLQGQSDKLLLAAHKMRRATSTNFVISLNPDDFSRASSTYIGKARSNFLATKFTVYDSEPPYDAAVSSSNRSNRRIHSRQVSPRVPAGNYNIATISYELNILRTRGPRRMQCMMHSIPISSVQEGGSVPAPSGFIHSVDQRLSSLPVVKGKEPVIGFSSTSLNESNAPVQINGEPLILKNKAPRWHEQLQCWCLNFRGRVTVASVKNFQLVAAADPSCHVSPAEQEKVILQFGKIGKDIFTMDYQYPLSAFQAFAICLTSFDTKPACE; translated from the exons ATGATTGAATTCTCCTGGCACTCGGAGGAAGGATGGGGAGAGACTCCATG CCAGGAAATGTCGTTTAAGAGCCTCGTCCGTGAGCTGAGGGATGGGATTGGGAGCATgtcgagaagaggaggaggagcgatGGAAGGGATGATGACCGCGCACAACCGAGGATGTGCCCCGCATCCGCAGGAGCtggaagagcagcagcagcaggggaGGTGGGCGAACCTGCCGCCGGAGCTGCTGCTGGATGTGATCCAGAGAGTGGAGGCGAGTGAGGTGGCGTGGCCGGAGAGGAGGCATGTGCTAGCGTGCGCGGCGGTGTGCCGCTCGTGGCGGAACATCACGAAGGAGGTGGTCAGGTCCCCCGAGCAATGCGGCCAGATCACCTTCCCTTTCTCCCTCAAGCAG CCCGGGCCACGAGATCACCCGATTCAGTGCTTTATAAGGAGGGAGAGAGCGACGTCGACCTTCTGCTTGTACCTGGGTCTGACCCCCT CACTGCAGGGGCAGAGTGACAAGCTTTTGTTGGCAGCCCACAAGATGAGACGTGCAACGAGCACCAACTTTGTGATCTCATTGAATCCTGATGATTTCTCTCGAGCTAGCAGTACCTATATTGGAAAAGCGAG GTCAAACTTTCTGGCAACAAAGTTCACTGTTTATGACAGCGAGCCTCCTTATGATGCTGCAGTTTCTTCAAGCAATCGTTCAAATCGAAGGATTCATTCTAGGCAAGTGTCCCCGAGAGTACCGGCTGGCAATTACAACATTGCTACCATCTCCTATGAGCTGAACATCTTGCGAACCCGAGGGCCACGAAGAATGCAGTGCATGATGCACTCGATTCCCATCTCCTCCGTCCAAGAAGGTGGGAGTGTCCCTGCACCCAGCGGTTTCATTCACTCCGTCGATCAACGGCTCTCCAGTTTACCAGTTGTGAAGGGCAAGGAGCCGGTGATAGGTTTTTCTTCCACCAGTCTCAATGAATCAAATGCACCTGTCCAGATCAATGGAGAACCTCTCATTCTAAAGAATAAAGCCCCTCGGTGGCATGAGCAGCTTCAGTGCTGGTGCTTGAACTTTAGAGGACGAGTAACAGTGGCTTCTGTCAAGAACTTTCAGCTTGTGGCAGCTGCAGATCCTTCCTGTCATGTTTCTCCAGCAGAGCAAGAAAAAGTTATTCTTCAGTTTGGTAAAATAGGAAAGGATATTTTCACTATGGATTATCAATATCCACTCTCTGCATTTCAGGCATTTGCAATTTGCTTGACGAGTTTTGACACTAAGCCAGCATGTGAATGA
- the LOC103976627 gene encoding tubby-like F-box protein 5 isoform X3 translates to MGRDSMEMSFKSLVRELRDGIGSMSRRGGGAMEGMMTAHNRGCAPHPQELEEQQQQGRWANLPPELLLDVIQRVEASEVAWPERRHVLACAAVCRSWRNITKEVVRSPEQCGQITFPFSLKQPGPRDHPIQCFIRRERATSTFCLYLGLTPSLQGQSDKLLLAAHKMRRATSTNFVISLNPDDFSRASSTYIGKARSNFLATKFTVYDSEPPYDAAVSSSNRSNRRIHSRQVSPRVPAGNYNIATISYELNILRTRGPRRMQCMMHSIPISSVQEGGSVPAPSGFIHSVDQRLSSLPVVKGKEPVIGFSSTSLNESNAPVQINGEPLILKNKAPRWHEQLQCWCLNFRGRVTVASVKNFQLVAAADPSCHVSPAEQEKVILQFGKIGKDIFTMDYQYPLSAFQAFAICLTSFDTKPACE, encoded by the exons ATGGGGAGAGACTCCATG GAAATGTCGTTTAAGAGCCTCGTCCGTGAGCTGAGGGATGGGATTGGGAGCATgtcgagaagaggaggaggagcgatGGAAGGGATGATGACCGCGCACAACCGAGGATGTGCCCCGCATCCGCAGGAGCtggaagagcagcagcagcaggggaGGTGGGCGAACCTGCCGCCGGAGCTGCTGCTGGATGTGATCCAGAGAGTGGAGGCGAGTGAGGTGGCGTGGCCGGAGAGGAGGCATGTGCTAGCGTGCGCGGCGGTGTGCCGCTCGTGGCGGAACATCACGAAGGAGGTGGTCAGGTCCCCCGAGCAATGCGGCCAGATCACCTTCCCTTTCTCCCTCAAGCAG CCCGGGCCACGAGATCACCCGATTCAGTGCTTTATAAGGAGGGAGAGAGCGACGTCGACCTTCTGCTTGTACCTGGGTCTGACCCCCT CACTGCAGGGGCAGAGTGACAAGCTTTTGTTGGCAGCCCACAAGATGAGACGTGCAACGAGCACCAACTTTGTGATCTCATTGAATCCTGATGATTTCTCTCGAGCTAGCAGTACCTATATTGGAAAAGCGAG GTCAAACTTTCTGGCAACAAAGTTCACTGTTTATGACAGCGAGCCTCCTTATGATGCTGCAGTTTCTTCAAGCAATCGTTCAAATCGAAGGATTCATTCTAGGCAAGTGTCCCCGAGAGTACCGGCTGGCAATTACAACATTGCTACCATCTCCTATGAGCTGAACATCTTGCGAACCCGAGGGCCACGAAGAATGCAGTGCATGATGCACTCGATTCCCATCTCCTCCGTCCAAGAAGGTGGGAGTGTCCCTGCACCCAGCGGTTTCATTCACTCCGTCGATCAACGGCTCTCCAGTTTACCAGTTGTGAAGGGCAAGGAGCCGGTGATAGGTTTTTCTTCCACCAGTCTCAATGAATCAAATGCACCTGTCCAGATCAATGGAGAACCTCTCATTCTAAAGAATAAAGCCCCTCGGTGGCATGAGCAGCTTCAGTGCTGGTGCTTGAACTTTAGAGGACGAGTAACAGTGGCTTCTGTCAAGAACTTTCAGCTTGTGGCAGCTGCAGATCCTTCCTGTCATGTTTCTCCAGCAGAGCAAGAAAAAGTTATTCTTCAGTTTGGTAAAATAGGAAAGGATATTTTCACTATGGATTATCAATATCCACTCTCTGCATTTCAGGCATTTGCAATTTGCTTGACGAGTTTTGACACTAAGCCAGCATGTGAATGA
- the LOC103976627 gene encoding tubby-like F-box protein 5 isoform X1: MSFKSLVRELRDGIGSMSRRGGGAMEGMMTAHNRGCAPHPQELEEQQQQGRWANLPPELLLDVIQRVEASEVAWPERRHVLACAAVCRSWRNITKEVVRSPEQCGQITFPFSLKQPGPRDHPIQCFIRRERATSTFCLYLGLTPSLQGQSDKLLLAAHKMRRATSTNFVISLNPDDFSRASSTYIGKARSNFLATKFTVYDSEPPYDAAVSSSNRSNRRIHSRQVSPRVPAGNYNIATISYELNILRTRGPRRMQCMMHSIPISSVQEGGSVPAPSGFIHSVDQRLSSLPVVKGKEPVIGFSSTSLNESNAPVQINGEPLILKNKAPRWHEQLQCWCLNFRGRVTVASVKNFQLVAAADPSCHVSPAEQEKVILQFGKIGKDIFTMDYQYPLSAFQAFAICLTSFDTKPACE, from the exons ATGTCGTTTAAGAGCCTCGTCCGTGAGCTGAGGGATGGGATTGGGAGCATgtcgagaagaggaggaggagcgatGGAAGGGATGATGACCGCGCACAACCGAGGATGTGCCCCGCATCCGCAGGAGCtggaagagcagcagcagcaggggaGGTGGGCGAACCTGCCGCCGGAGCTGCTGCTGGATGTGATCCAGAGAGTGGAGGCGAGTGAGGTGGCGTGGCCGGAGAGGAGGCATGTGCTAGCGTGCGCGGCGGTGTGCCGCTCGTGGCGGAACATCACGAAGGAGGTGGTCAGGTCCCCCGAGCAATGCGGCCAGATCACCTTCCCTTTCTCCCTCAAGCAG CCCGGGCCACGAGATCACCCGATTCAGTGCTTTATAAGGAGGGAGAGAGCGACGTCGACCTTCTGCTTGTACCTGGGTCTGACCCCCT CACTGCAGGGGCAGAGTGACAAGCTTTTGTTGGCAGCCCACAAGATGAGACGTGCAACGAGCACCAACTTTGTGATCTCATTGAATCCTGATGATTTCTCTCGAGCTAGCAGTACCTATATTGGAAAAGCGAG GTCAAACTTTCTGGCAACAAAGTTCACTGTTTATGACAGCGAGCCTCCTTATGATGCTGCAGTTTCTTCAAGCAATCGTTCAAATCGAAGGATTCATTCTAGGCAAGTGTCCCCGAGAGTACCGGCTGGCAATTACAACATTGCTACCATCTCCTATGAGCTGAACATCTTGCGAACCCGAGGGCCACGAAGAATGCAGTGCATGATGCACTCGATTCCCATCTCCTCCGTCCAAGAAGGTGGGAGTGTCCCTGCACCCAGCGGTTTCATTCACTCCGTCGATCAACGGCTCTCCAGTTTACCAGTTGTGAAGGGCAAGGAGCCGGTGATAGGTTTTTCTTCCACCAGTCTCAATGAATCAAATGCACCTGTCCAGATCAATGGAGAACCTCTCATTCTAAAGAATAAAGCCCCTCGGTGGCATGAGCAGCTTCAGTGCTGGTGCTTGAACTTTAGAGGACGAGTAACAGTGGCTTCTGTCAAGAACTTTCAGCTTGTGGCAGCTGCAGATCCTTCCTGTCATGTTTCTCCAGCAGAGCAAGAAAAAGTTATTCTTCAGTTTGGTAAAATAGGAAAGGATATTTTCACTATGGATTATCAATATCCACTCTCTGCATTTCAGGCATTTGCAATTTGCTTGACGAGTTTTGACACTAAGCCAGCATGTGAATGA
- the LOC103976627 gene encoding tubby-like F-box protein 5 isoform X4 has protein sequence MRRATSTNFVISLNPDDFSRASSTYIGKARSNFLATKFTVYDSEPPYDAAVSSSNRSNRRIHSRQVSPRVPAGNYNIATISYELNILRTRGPRRMQCMMHSIPISSVQEGGSVPAPSGFIHSVDQRLSSLPVVKGKEPVIGFSSTSLNESNAPVQINGEPLILKNKAPRWHEQLQCWCLNFRGRVTVASVKNFQLVAAADPSCHVSPAEQEKVILQFGKIGKDIFTMDYQYPLSAFQAFAICLTSFDTKPACE, from the exons ATGAGACGTGCAACGAGCACCAACTTTGTGATCTCATTGAATCCTGATGATTTCTCTCGAGCTAGCAGTACCTATATTGGAAAAGCGAG GTCAAACTTTCTGGCAACAAAGTTCACTGTTTATGACAGCGAGCCTCCTTATGATGCTGCAGTTTCTTCAAGCAATCGTTCAAATCGAAGGATTCATTCTAGGCAAGTGTCCCCGAGAGTACCGGCTGGCAATTACAACATTGCTACCATCTCCTATGAGCTGAACATCTTGCGAACCCGAGGGCCACGAAGAATGCAGTGCATGATGCACTCGATTCCCATCTCCTCCGTCCAAGAAGGTGGGAGTGTCCCTGCACCCAGCGGTTTCATTCACTCCGTCGATCAACGGCTCTCCAGTTTACCAGTTGTGAAGGGCAAGGAGCCGGTGATAGGTTTTTCTTCCACCAGTCTCAATGAATCAAATGCACCTGTCCAGATCAATGGAGAACCTCTCATTCTAAAGAATAAAGCCCCTCGGTGGCATGAGCAGCTTCAGTGCTGGTGCTTGAACTTTAGAGGACGAGTAACAGTGGCTTCTGTCAAGAACTTTCAGCTTGTGGCAGCTGCAGATCCTTCCTGTCATGTTTCTCCAGCAGAGCAAGAAAAAGTTATTCTTCAGTTTGGTAAAATAGGAAAGGATATTTTCACTATGGATTATCAATATCCACTCTCTGCATTTCAGGCATTTGCAATTTGCTTGACGAGTTTTGACACTAAGCCAGCATGTGAATGA